A section of the Babylonia areolata isolate BAREFJ2019XMU chromosome 1, ASM4173473v1, whole genome shotgun sequence genome encodes:
- the LOC143280271 gene encoding UDP-glucuronosyltransferase 2B4-like — translation MSPATLIVTCLMAMGNLVRTSESKTVIIIPYPNLSHTKYHTNIARSLAERGHHVWVAMSTSVSQNDYLDTSGFNIIPFETIPGLEERTRKLMSDSYFEGTSFKFFDFTRLTREVVGDLLKNESFLSTIKEKRPDLIVVDNFFVFYPISVIPYRLRIPFAFVGSSYHAPTMRVPFSPAEVPFAILPYTNQMSFMQRLHSTLFFMLFSVYNPSFQTDVVATYAPEMEFLPLDLLITRAEVFIVESDHILDYPKPTLPNVKLIGGTAPRPAKVLPPEFQSFMDSAKEGVVIVSFGTYVLGLPKHISDKILEVLLQLPMKSVFRSNLTSPDPKKILTAPWIPQNDLLGHPHTKVFVSHCGKNGQYEALYHAVPIVATPLFADQRYNAERVREKGFAEVLDLNTCTTEQMRSTILTVANEPRYKQAVVKRSRLFRELYGVPMETAAYWLDHVMEYGGDYMRSAGQQMPLYQYLLLDVFLFILCVVALTVGLLCVCITTLYRCCCKRKVKAD, via the coding sequence ATGTCACCAGCAACACTTATCGTGACGTGCTTGATGGCAATGGGGAACCTGGTACGCACATCAGAGTCCAAGACAGTGATCATCATTCCTTACCCCAACCTCAGCCACACCAAGTACCACACCAACATTGCACGCAGTCTTGCAGAGAGGGGTCACCATGTATGGGTTGCCATGTCTACCTCCGTATCACAGAACGATTATCTGGATACATCTGGTTTCAACATCATTCCTTTTGAAACCATACCTGGACTGGAGGAAAGAACCCGAAAACTGATGAGTGATTCCTATTTTGAAGGGACTTCATTTAAATTTTTCGACTTCACCCGACTCACCAGAGAAGTTGTCGGTGACCTGTTAAAAAACGAGTCATTCCTTTCCACCATAAAGGAGAAACGCCCAGACCTAATAGTGGTTGACAATTTTTTTGTGTTCTACCCCATATCGGTCATTCCTTATAGGCTGAGAATACCGTTTGCTTTTGTGGGATCCAGTTACCATGCGCCAACAATGAGAGTGCCTTTCTCACCAGCAGAAGTGCCCTTTGCCATTTTGCCATACACCAACCAGATGTCATTTATGCAACGACTACATAGTACTTTATTTTTCATGCTCTTTAGCGTATATAACCCATCGTTTCAAACTGATGTCGTGGCAACATATGCACCAGAAATGGAGTTTTTGCCTTTAGACCTGCTGATCACTCGAGCCGAGGTCTTTATTGTTGAAAGCGACCACATACTGGATTACCCCAAACCCACACTGCCCAATGTCAAGCTGATTGGTGGAACAGCACCCCGCCCTGCCAAAGTCCTGCCACCTGAGTTCCAATCCTTCATGGACAGTGCCAAGGAGGGAGTAGTGATTGTATCCTTTGGCACCTACGTGCTCGGCCTTCCAAAGCACATCAGTGACAAAATCCTGGAAGTTCTGCTACAGCTGCCCATGAAGTCAGTCTTCAGGTCTAACCTGACATCTCCAGATCCCAAGAAGATCCTAACAGCACCATGGATACCTCAGAATGACCTGCTTGGCCATCCACACACCAAAGTGTTTGTCAGTCACTGTGGGAAGAACGGTCAGTACGAGGCTCTTTACCACGCTGTTCCTATCGTGGCTACACCTCTCTTCGCAGACCAGCGCTACAATGCAGAACGTGTCCGAGAGAAAGGTTTTGCCGAGGTACTGGATCTTAACACATGCACGACTGAGCAGATGAGGTCCACCATTTTGACAGTTGCCAACGAACCAAGGTACAAACAGGCTGTTGTTAAACGTTCCCGTCTGTTCAGAGAGTTGTACGGAGTTCCCATGGAGACGGCAGCGTACTGGTTGGATCACGTGATGGAATATGGTGGTGACTACATGCGTTCTGCCGGACAACAGATGCCGCTCTATCAGTATTTGCTGCTGGATGTCTTCCTCTTCATTTTGTGTGTAGTGGCACTGACTGTcggtcttctctgtgtgtgcatcacCACGCTTTATAGATgttgttgcaagcggaaggtgaAAGCAGACTGA